The proteins below come from a single Longimicrobium sp. genomic window:
- a CDS encoding ATP-binding protein, giving the protein GIPADKLDAIFEPFVQVDPALTRIAEGTGLGLAISRDLARAMNGDLRVTSREDEGSVFTLVLPRGSA; this is encoded by the coding sequence GGGCATTCCGGCGGACAAGCTCGATGCCATCTTCGAGCCGTTCGTGCAGGTGGACCCGGCGCTCACCCGCATCGCCGAGGGAACCGGGCTGGGGCTGGCCATCAGCCGCGACCTTGCGCGCGCCATGAACGGGGACCTGCGCGTCACCAGCCGCGAGGACGAGGGGAGCGTGTTCACCCTGGTGCTTCCGCGGGGGAGCGCCTGA